One genomic segment of Esox lucius isolate fEsoLuc1 chromosome 15, fEsoLuc1.pri, whole genome shotgun sequence includes these proteins:
- the LOC105015825 gene encoding uncharacterized protein LOC105015825, producing the protein MELPNQPLKTAFNRLSTDEPSQDYDDNNNNRFSHPKLLSGCSRTITCEKDMVSPGSSRYSWNSPNPFNNLKIEIENNNALTSHKRRSDDSCLDDTYETPFKKLCRPNDFVSPDLACVLDSYNLPDVATVYSTTDPQNVPCTVDNTVKVQSEPTKKADSRRCVAAPRSSPSSDTTDAWTTSISHENDEVTMDLRPVFDFDVDDLMCLSPFDSDRGSDDDFEAVADKGLTKSLLAYNATQDQVTKGGNKGQEGNGEAIVGEREQDKDKLSQQEKEGGVRRRGCEALQRSYVGLGEGQPLCSGFPKPSGGLAMVSQLCQSFTQEDVCYGLFGAPLVPEVGAEDALEGAAGEGWHIGAPILESSVCHGDALEVNATCEGNALKLGEKGGLDTEEVTVETSYETTMPLNVQVRSVVVVPSVEQCTRKPSVHPTTLPEHKTVYGPNAVKNTAVQPQQNSIKKGSVQKVTKPVQASSTSSDRKAKTICTQQIVPRPVVFDKEEDWQREKRLYVSSVTRHMRENSGAGVMTELVNLMNHVADQGPGTNSRQWQHPSDLTRRNYQKRFGNDSTIYTLDQWQNRNYKNHRRFAKVPRTFERSPVL; encoded by the exons ATGGAGTTGCCCAACCAGCCTCTGAAAACTGCTTTTAATAGGCTCAGCACAGATGAACCAAGCCAAGattatgatgataataataataaccgtTTTAGCCACCCGAAGCTACTCTCTGGGTGTTCTAGAACGATAACTTGTGAAAAGGATATGGTTAGTCCTGGCAGCAGTAGATACTCATGGAATTCACCCAATCCGTTCAACAACTTGAAAATTGAGATTGAGAACAACAATGCCCTGACAAGTCACAAGAGACGATCGGATGACTCCTGCCTTGATGACACGTACGAAACTCCGTTCAAAAAGCTCTGTCGTCCAAATGACTTCGTATCCCCAGACCTGGCTTGTGTTTTGGATTCATATAACCTTCCAGATGTAGCCACCGTCTATTCTACAACAGACCCCCAAAACGTGCCATGTACTGTGGACAATACAGTCAAAGTTCAGAGTGAGCCTACAAAAAAGGCGGACAGTAGACGGTGTGTTGCTGCACCCCGAAGTAGCCCATCTTCAGACACGACTGATGCTTGGACTACAAGCATAAGCCATGAGAATGATGAAGTCACAATGGATCTGAGGCCTGTTTTTGATTTTGATGTGGATGACCTCATGTGCCTGAGCCCCTTTGACAGCGACAGGGGGAGCGATGATGACTTTGAAGCCGTTGCCGATAAAGGCCTAACAAAGTCTTTATTGGCTTATAATGCAACACAGGACCAGGTGACAAAGGGGGGAAATAAAGGTCAGGAGGGAAATGGAGAGGCGATAGTGGGAGAACGAGAACAGGACAAGGATAAGCTAAGCCAACAGGAGAAAGAGGGCGGTGTGAGGCGCAGAGGGTGTGAGGCGCTACAGAGGTCCTATGTTGGTTTGGGAGAGGGGCAGCCCCTGTGTTCAGGGTTCCCCAAGCCCAGTGGGGGCTTGGCTATGGTCAGCCAGCTGTGCCAGTCTTTCACTCAAGAGGACGTGTGTTATGGGTTATTTGGGGCGCCTCTTGTACCAGAGGTAGGTGCAGAAGATGCCTTAGAGGGAGCTGCAGGGGAAGGGTGGCATATCGGAGCACCGATTCTGGAGTCCTCTGTATGCCATGGTGACGCATTGGAGGTTAACGCAACTTGTGAGGGTAACGCGTTGAAGCTGGGGGAGAAAGGAGGACTTGACACTGAAGAAGTGACCGTGGAGACCAGCTATGAGACCACCATGCCGCTCAACGTCCAG GTGAGGTCAGTAGTGGTGGTCCCCAGTGTAGAGCAGTGCACCCGCAAACCCTCAGTGCACCCGACAACTCTCCCTGAGCACAAAACCGTATACGGACCGAACGCTGTTAAGAACACAGCTGTCCAGCCACAACAGAATTCCATCAAGAAAGGGTCTGTACAGAAAGTGACAAAGCCTGTCCAGGCATCTTCAACTTCATCTGATCGGAAAGCTAAGACCATATGTACACAACAGATTGTACCAAG GCCAGTGGTCTTTGATAAGGAGGAGGACTGGCAGCGTGAGAAGAGGCTGTATGTGTCCTCAGTAACCAGACACATGAGGGAGAATTCTGGTGCAG GGGTGATGACTGAGCTGGTGAATCTGATGAACCATGTGGCTGACCAGGGTCCAGGTACCAACAGTAGGCAGTGGCAGCACCCCTCAGATCTCACCCGCAG AAATTATCAAAAACGGTTTGGAAATGATTCAACGATTTACACTCTGGACCAATGGCAGAACCGGAATTACAAGAACCATCGGCGCTTTGCCAAGGTCCCAAGGACCTTTGAGAGAAGCCCTGTTCTGTGA